The Streptomyces aurantiacus genome includes a region encoding these proteins:
- a CDS encoding S41 family peptidase yields the protein MSGRDLFCQPRRIGRGAALTLVFASVLAAGAATGSFDTPGRKSAPASARTAQAGHQEDVADAAAEAMADGKSPVEAAERAVSRSGDRWGAVYSRGEYEEFEEALDGQYTGVGLWARRERDGRIEVTRVQSGSPAQAAGIRKGDRLRSVDGRRVDGRPVTEVVSLLRGDATDADAGTTVALGLERGTHAWRQTLRRARLSTDSVSVRELPGGVTVIKVAAFTKGSGDLVRTAVADAPVDDGIVLDLRGNSGGLVTEAVTAASAFLDGGLVATYDVNGSQRALHADPGGDTTRPLVTLVDGGTMSAAELLTGGLQDRGRAVVVGSRTFGKGSVQMPSRLPDGSVAELTVGHYSTPSGRTVDGRGITPDLEAESGALGRAETVLSGLGDPS from the coding sequence ATGTCAGGCCGTGACCTGTTCTGTCAGCCCCGCCGCATCGGCCGCGGGGCGGCCCTGACGTTGGTCTTTGCGAGTGTCCTCGCGGCGGGCGCCGCGACCGGCTCGTTCGACACCCCCGGCCGGAAATCCGCCCCGGCGTCGGCCCGTACCGCCCAGGCCGGTCACCAGGAGGACGTCGCCGACGCGGCCGCCGAGGCGATGGCCGACGGCAAGTCGCCCGTGGAGGCCGCCGAGCGGGCGGTCAGCCGGAGCGGCGACCGCTGGGGCGCGGTCTACTCCCGGGGCGAGTACGAGGAGTTCGAGGAAGCCCTCGACGGCCAGTACACCGGCGTCGGCCTGTGGGCCCGGCGTGAGCGGGACGGGCGGATCGAGGTGACGCGGGTCCAGTCCGGCTCGCCCGCCCAGGCCGCCGGGATCCGCAAGGGCGACCGGCTGCGCAGTGTCGACGGCCGCCGTGTCGACGGCAGACCCGTCACGGAGGTCGTGTCCTTACTGCGAGGTGACGCCACCGACGCCGATGCCGGCACCACCGTCGCCCTCGGGCTGGAGCGCGGCACACACGCGTGGCGCCAGACCCTGCGCCGGGCGCGGCTGTCCACCGACTCCGTGAGTGTGCGCGAACTCCCCGGCGGGGTCACCGTGATCAAGGTCGCCGCCTTCACCAAGGGCTCGGGGGACCTCGTACGGACCGCCGTGGCCGACGCGCCCGTGGACGACGGGATCGTCCTGGACCTGCGTGGCAACTCGGGCGGCCTGGTCACCGAGGCCGTCACCGCGGCCTCCGCCTTCCTCGACGGCGGACTCGTGGCCACGTACGACGTGAACGGTTCCCAGCGGGCCCTGCACGCCGATCCCGGCGGCGACACCACCAGGCCGCTCGTCACGCTCGTCGACGGCGGCACGATGAGCGCGGCGGAGCTCCTCACGGGCGGACTGCAGGACCGTGGCCGCGCGGTCGTCGTGGGCTCCAGGACCTTCGGCAAGGGCTCGGTCCAGATGCCGAGCCGGCTGCCCGACGGCTCCGTCGCCGAACTGACCGTCGGGCACTACAGCACCCCCTCCGGGCGCACCGTGGACGGCCGCGGCATCACCCCCGACCTGGAGGCCGAGTCGGGCGCGCTGGGGCGGGCCGAGACCGTGCTGAGCGGGCTCGGCGACCCCTCGTAG
- the smpB gene encoding SsrA-binding protein SmpB: MYVPKESQPKQGGGAQSKAKDGKRKIVAQNKKARHDYAIIDVYEAGLVLTGTEVKSLRQGRASLADGFVQIDGNEAWLHNAHIPEYSQGSWTNHSARRKRKLLLHREEIDKLAVKSEETGHTIVPLVLYFKDGRAKAEIALARGKKEFDKRQTLREKQDRRESDRAIAAAKRKQRGE; encoded by the coding sequence ATGTACGTACCGAAGGAATCCCAGCCGAAGCAGGGCGGTGGAGCCCAGAGCAAGGCCAAGGACGGCAAGCGCAAGATCGTCGCGCAGAACAAGAAGGCCCGGCACGACTACGCGATCATCGACGTCTACGAGGCAGGGCTCGTGCTCACCGGCACGGAGGTCAAGTCGCTGCGCCAGGGGCGGGCCTCGCTGGCCGACGGCTTCGTCCAGATCGACGGGAACGAGGCGTGGCTGCACAACGCCCACATCCCCGAGTACAGCCAGGGCAGCTGGACCAACCACTCCGCGCGCCGCAAGCGCAAGCTGCTCCTGCACCGCGAGGAGATCGACAAGCTGGCGGTGAAGTCCGAGGAGACGGGCCACACGATCGTGCCTCTCGTCCTGTACTTCAAGGACGGCCGCGCGAAGGCCGAGATCGCGCTCGCCCGGGGCAAGAAGGAGTTCGACAAGCGGCAGACACTGCGCGAGAAGCAGGACCGGCGGGAGTCGGACCGGGCGATCGCGGCGGCCAAGCGCAAGCAGCGCGGCGAGTAG
- the dacB gene encoding D-alanyl-D-alanine carboxypeptidase/D-alanyl-D-alanine endopeptidase, with amino-acid sequence MRRLGKPKRSHDSRRHPWTWAVVLGMLAAGLGWSAPAGADAGSSGLPEAIDSILGDSRMEGGTASVVIADATTGDVLHQRGPTSRLMPASNTKLPTSAAAMEILGPDHTFTTDVLTTGRRHGSVLAGDLYLRGTGDPTALAEDYDALAARVAESGVTRVSGRLLADDTRFDSSRLGRSWAADDESSYYSAQISALSVAPDTDYDTGSVIVRVAPGAAAGDKPRATVTPKTGYVDIDIRATTVAAGGANDLTVEREHGTNTIVVSGTTPAGGSGAEEWVSVWEPTGYAAAVFRDALTAHGVKVTGPTRLGRATPASARRLASHTSMPLKDLLIPFMKLSNNMHAEILTKAMGHKVSGKGSWSAGLAAVSGYVKGVGVDTGKLRQVDGSGLSRMNNFPAKQLAELLLAVRAEPWYADWYTSLPVACAPDRFVGGTLRSRMCGTPAALNARGKTGSLTGASALSGYVRDADGRELVYSVVLNNYLASSVKPLEDAIVVTLARSTADDTVPVKPGSARGAERDGDLECSWRKPGEC; translated from the coding sequence ATGAGACGACTCGGAAAACCCAAGAGATCTCACGACTCCCGCAGGCACCCGTGGACCTGGGCCGTCGTCCTGGGCATGCTCGCCGCCGGGCTCGGCTGGAGCGCGCCGGCCGGGGCGGACGCGGGCAGCAGCGGACTGCCGGAGGCCATCGACAGCATCCTCGGGGACAGCCGGATGGAGGGCGGGACGGCGAGCGTCGTCATCGCCGACGCCACCACCGGTGACGTTCTCCACCAGCGCGGGCCCACCTCACGGCTGATGCCCGCCTCCAACACCAAGCTGCCCACCTCGGCAGCCGCGATGGAGATCCTCGGACCGGACCACACGTTCACGACGGACGTCCTGACGACCGGGCGCCGGCACGGCTCCGTACTGGCCGGCGACCTGTATCTGCGCGGCACCGGCGACCCGACCGCCCTGGCCGAGGACTACGACGCACTCGCCGCACGCGTCGCGGAGTCGGGCGTCACCCGCGTCAGCGGCCGGCTCCTCGCCGACGACACCCGTTTCGACAGCAGCCGCCTCGGCCGCTCCTGGGCCGCCGACGACGAGTCCTCGTACTACTCGGCGCAGATCAGCGCACTGAGCGTCGCGCCGGACACCGACTACGACACCGGGTCGGTGATCGTGCGGGTCGCGCCCGGGGCGGCGGCGGGCGACAAGCCCCGCGCGACCGTCACCCCGAAGACCGGGTACGTCGACATCGACATCCGGGCCACGACCGTCGCGGCGGGCGGGGCGAACGACCTCACCGTCGAGCGGGAGCACGGCACCAACACGATCGTCGTCAGCGGTACGACACCGGCCGGCGGCTCCGGTGCCGAGGAATGGGTGAGCGTGTGGGAGCCCACCGGCTACGCGGCCGCCGTGTTCCGCGACGCGCTCACCGCACACGGGGTGAAGGTGACCGGACCGACCCGCCTCGGGCGCGCCACGCCCGCGTCGGCGCGGCGGCTCGCCTCGCACACCTCCATGCCGCTGAAGGACCTGCTGATCCCGTTCATGAAGCTGTCGAACAACATGCACGCGGAGATCCTCACCAAGGCCATGGGCCACAAGGTCTCCGGAAAGGGGAGCTGGAGCGCCGGGCTCGCCGCCGTCAGCGGATACGTGAAGGGCGTCGGCGTCGACACGGGCAAGCTGCGGCAGGTCGACGGGTCGGGGCTCTCCCGCATGAACAACTTCCCCGCCAAGCAGCTCGCCGAGCTGCTGCTCGCGGTGCGGGCCGAGCCCTGGTACGCCGACTGGTACACCTCCCTGCCGGTGGCCTGCGCCCCCGACCGCTTCGTGGGCGGCACGCTGCGCTCCAGGATGTGCGGGACACCCGCGGCGCTCAACGCCCGGGGAAAGACCGGGTCGTTGACAGGGGCGTCCGCGCTCTCCGGGTACGTGCGGGACGCCGACGGACGGGAACTCGTCTACAGCGTCGTGCTCAACAACTACCTCGCCTCGTCCGTGAAACCGCTGGAGGACGCGATCGTGGTGACGCTGGCGCGCTCCACGGCGGACGACACCGTCCCGGTGAAGCCGGGAAGCGCGCGGGGCGCCGAGCGGGACGGGGACCTGGAGTGCTCGTGGCGCAAGCCGGGGGAGTGCTGA
- a CDS encoding glycoside hydrolase family 3 protein, with amino-acid sequence MKGKRAPARRAGRRTALVLAPALIAGLGAAVPAGADDTSYPFRDPRLPAHTRVDDLLSRLTLDEKVSLLHQWQPAIPRLGIQSFKTGTEALHGVAWLGETTVFPQAVGLASTWDPALIRKVGSAVGDEARGFQQERPAGWGLNLWAPVVNPLRDPRWGRNEEGYSEDPYLTSSMATAYGLGLTGGDPDHLKTAPTLKHFLGNNNEADRTTTSSDLRPRVLKEYEEQAFRPTIEADAATGVMSAYNLVNGRPATVNPALDEVRDWTSYDLMNVTDAYAPNNLTGTGSQKYYDTLAEGNAAALKAGIDSFTTDDTNALPTTTAVKSALSEGRLKESDIDTAAGHILDVRVRLGEFDPGGGKYGAIDKSVVNSPAHRRLARKAAADAAVLLKNSGGTLPLKASGKDVAVVGPLADTLYTDWYSGTLPYAVTPKEGIAARLGTSVAGSEGVDRITLRNAESGGYVTAGTDADGEALKEGTAAGTAAQFDVFDWGAGIVTLRSAANGKYVGYNWSGFVNDQVQPNGWFVQQQFALEEQDDGGYLLRYAGYETREPWWSNPVYLGPTGSDGALGLVGKSQAARYTKDVVRSGTEEAVAAARGKDAAVVVVGSMPAINGRENDDREDMGLAPSQEALVKAVRKANPNTVVVVENSYPTTLGALQKEVPALLWTTHAGQETGNALADVLFGDVNPAGRLTQTWYRSEADLPSVLEYDNIKHDRTYQYFRGDPLYDFGHGLSYSSFRYGRLQRVDGGYEVAVTNTGRRAGDEVVQLYTHQRISRDKQPLKQLEAFQRVSLKPGETRTVRLKLREKDLAHWDVTRSRWVVESGTYDVLVGASSGDIRSRAALKVRGETIPARDLSRVTRAENFDDYEGVRLVDESKARGTAVGASRDGAWLKFADSRLGSGAAEFGARVAGAGGKVEIRLGSPTGPLAGTASVSGTGSVYTYAEVSAQLSAAAKGHQDVYLVLGDGMRLSTFTIG; translated from the coding sequence GTGAAAGGCAAGAGAGCACCCGCACGACGCGCAGGACGCAGAACCGCACTCGTCCTGGCGCCGGCCCTGATCGCCGGCCTCGGCGCCGCCGTACCGGCGGGGGCCGACGACACCTCGTACCCCTTCCGGGATCCCCGGCTCCCGGCCCACACGCGCGTGGACGACCTCCTTTCGCGGCTCACCCTCGACGAGAAGGTGTCCCTGCTCCACCAGTGGCAGCCCGCGATCCCCCGGCTCGGCATCCAGTCGTTCAAGACCGGCACCGAGGCCCTGCACGGCGTCGCCTGGCTCGGCGAGACCACCGTCTTCCCGCAGGCCGTCGGCCTCGCGTCCACCTGGGACCCGGCCCTGATCCGCAAGGTCGGCTCGGCGGTCGGGGACGAGGCGCGCGGCTTCCAGCAGGAGCGTCCGGCCGGCTGGGGCCTCAACCTGTGGGCACCCGTCGTCAACCCGTTGCGGGACCCGCGCTGGGGCCGCAACGAGGAGGGGTACTCCGAGGACCCGTACCTCACGAGCTCGATGGCGACCGCGTACGGCCTCGGCCTCACCGGCGGCGATCCCGACCATCTGAAGACGGCCCCCACGCTCAAGCACTTCCTCGGCAACAACAACGAGGCCGACCGCACGACCACGTCCTCCGACCTGCGCCCGCGCGTGCTCAAGGAGTACGAGGAGCAGGCGTTCAGGCCGACGATCGAGGCGGACGCGGCGACGGGCGTGATGTCCGCGTACAACCTCGTCAACGGCCGCCCGGCCACGGTGAACCCGGCGCTCGACGAGGTGCGCGACTGGACCTCGTACGACCTGATGAACGTCACGGACGCCTACGCGCCCAACAACCTGACCGGCACCGGCAGTCAGAAGTACTACGACACCCTGGCCGAGGGGAACGCGGCCGCCCTGAAGGCGGGCATCGACAGCTTCACCACCGACGACACGAACGCCCTGCCGACGACCACGGCCGTCAAATCGGCGCTCTCCGAGGGCCGGTTGAAGGAGTCGGACATCGACACGGCGGCCGGGCACATCCTCGACGTCCGGGTCCGGCTCGGGGAGTTCGACCCGGGCGGCGGCAAGTACGGGGCCATCGACAAGTCGGTCGTGAACAGCCCGGCGCACCGCAGGCTCGCCCGGAAGGCGGCGGCCGACGCGGCGGTGCTGCTGAAGAACTCCGGCGGCACCCTGCCGCTGAAAGCCTCCGGGAAGGACGTGGCCGTCGTCGGCCCCCTCGCCGACACCCTCTACACCGACTGGTACTCGGGCACGCTCCCGTACGCGGTCACCCCGAAGGAGGGCATCGCCGCGAGACTCGGCACGTCCGTGGCGGGCAGCGAGGGCGTGGACCGGATCACACTGCGGAACGCGGAGAGCGGCGGGTACGTCACGGCGGGGACGGACGCCGACGGCGAGGCGCTGAAGGAAGGCACCGCCGCGGGGACGGCCGCGCAGTTCGACGTCTTCGACTGGGGCGCCGGCATCGTGACGCTGCGCTCGGCCGCCAACGGCAAGTACGTGGGCTACAACTGGTCGGGCTTCGTCAACGACCAGGTCCAGCCGAACGGCTGGTTCGTCCAGCAGCAGTTCGCGCTGGAGGAGCAGGACGACGGCGGATACCTGCTGCGGTACGCCGGCTACGAGACCCGCGAGCCCTGGTGGTCGAACCCGGTGTACCTCGGCCCCACCGGCTCCGACGGCGCCCTCGGCCTGGTCGGGAAGTCGCAGGCCGCCCGCTACACGAAGGACGTGGTCCGCAGCGGCACCGAGGAGGCCGTGGCGGCGGCGCGGGGCAAGGACGCGGCGGTCGTGGTGGTCGGTTCGATGCCCGCGATCAACGGACGCGAGAACGACGACCGTGAGGACATGGGCCTGGCCCCGTCCCAGGAGGCCCTGGTCAAGGCGGTGCGCAAGGCCAACCCGAACACCGTCGTGGTCGTCGAGAACAGCTATCCGACCACTCTCGGCGCCCTGCAGAAGGAGGTCCCGGCCCTTCTGTGGACCACGCACGCGGGCCAGGAGACCGGCAACGCCCTCGCCGACGTCCTCTTCGGTGACGTGAACCCGGCCGGGCGGCTCACCCAGACCTGGTACCGGTCGGAGGCCGACCTGCCCTCCGTCCTGGAGTACGACAACATCAAGCACGACCGCACCTACCAGTACTTCAGGGGCGATCCGCTGTACGACTTCGGCCACGGACTCTCGTACTCCTCGTTCCGCTACGGGCGGTTGCAGCGCGTCGACGGCGGTTACGAGGTCGCGGTGACGAACACGGGCCGCCGCGCGGGGGACGAGGTCGTGCAGCTCTACACCCACCAGCGCATCTCGCGGGACAAGCAGCCCCTGAAGCAGCTGGAGGCGTTCCAGCGGGTCTCGCTGAAGCCGGGCGAGACGCGGACGGTGCGGCTGAAGCTGCGGGAGAAGGACCTCGCGCACTGGGACGTGACCCGCTCCCGGTGGGTGGTGGAGAGCGGCACGTACGACGTCCTCGTGGGCGCCTCCTCCGGGGACATCCGCTCCCGCGCGGCACTGAAGGTGCGCGGCGAGACGATTCCGGCGCGCGATCTGTCCCGGGTGACCCGGGCGGAGAACTTCGACGACTACGAGGGGGTGCGCCTGGTGGACGAGTCCAAGGCGCGGGGCACCGCCGTGGGGGCTTCGCGTGACGGTGCCTGGCTCAAGTTCGCCGACTCCCGGCTGGGTTCCGGCGCGGCGGAGTTCGGCGCCCGGGTGGCGGGCGCGGGCGGGAAGGTGGAGATCCGGCTCGGCTCGCCCACCGGCCCGCTCGCCGGTACGGCCTCGGTGTCCGGGACGGGGTCGGTCTACACGTACGCCGAGGTGAGCGCACAGCTGTCGGCCGCCGCGAAGGGACATCAGGACGTGTACCTGGTCCTGGGGGACGGTATGCGGCTGTCGACGTTCACGATCGGCTGA